The Sus scrofa isolate TJ Tabasco breed Duroc chromosome 6, Sscrofa11.1, whole genome shotgun sequence region GGCGATTGTAATTACACAGGCCTCATGGGGTGTAATGAGATCTCTGGTGGAAAAACTCTGGAGATTTTATTACCCTGGGCATATTTATCTCACAGGAAAACAGGGTAAAACTGGTTGCTCTCTAAGTGCCCTGCCAGTTCAGAATCTGTGATTTCGTTAGAGGGGTTGTTGGGAAGTGAGGCCCTCAATGAGCAGAGAGGGAGCTCACTGGTTTTATTTTCACTCGGTTTACCTGTAAGTTAAGGGTAGGCTGCACGTCTTCTGTTGTCGCTGGGTCTAGAGCTTGACtctagagagaggaaaggaagaatggaagccTGGTGAAGAGGCAGAGGTGGGTTACGTGCTCTTCTGTTCCCAACTCCTCTGCATGTGGGTGGGaagtgaaagaagggaaaaagtgaATAAACGCTAGGATAGGCAACCAGCGGACGTGTGAGGCTGGCTGTGCCTGTTCCCGCGAATCCTTTCGATTCAGCGAGTCAGATATTGGAACTGTTGGGTAGATTCACAAACTACCGCTGCTCTCTGGGGATTTCAGAAGCTTGCTTTTGAACTGAATTTTGATGAGCAAACCCGTTTGGCGTTGGgagcccctcccttcctcctggccTCCTGGTGATGGAGTAAGCAACAGGCGCCCCCTTGTGCTGAGGAAAGAGAACTGTTGCTCATGGCAGGTTTTTCTGGAGatattgtattattttcctgTGGCTTTTGTGACTTCTGTCGTTTTGCTCTCAACGTGAGATATGGTGGGAGGAATACTCGGAGCAGTGATTTTTGTATCCGGAGCCAATGAACTGGTGAAGCTGTATCTAGTTCTTGCCAGCTCCACTCAGTCAGAACACAGGCTCAGAATGCCTGTTTGTAATGCTAGGCCCTGAGGGTATAGTTAGGAGCAAAATGGACAAAAGCCCCTGCCCTCATAAAACAACGTAAATAAGCAACAGCAATAAAGATGACCAGGCAGAGTGTAACGAGAGCATATCACATAGTCTAGTGAGGGTCAGAGAAGAATTCCAGAAACAAGTGATACCTAAAAGTTTGATAGGTATTAGCCAGTTGGAAAGAAAAGTTTTCCAGGCCAcgtatgtggcatatggaagttcctgggccagattcttttttttttttttttttttttggcttttttaggcccgcgcccatggcatatggaggttcccaggctaggggtccaataagctacagctgctggcctacaccacagtcatagcaacgccagatctgagccacgtctgtgacctacaccacagctcatggcaatgctggatctttaacccactgcgtgaggctggggatcaaacctgcaacctcatggttcctagttggattcgtttctgctgcagcacaacaggaactcccagattctttaacccactgggcagtgCAGGGGATTGAACTAGctgccacagcaaccccagtggctacagtcggattcttaacccactgtgccacagcgggaactcctaatttcttagttgaagtatttttttctttagggttcATTCTTCACCCCAAGTTGATGAGCTGCCTCTGATGCTCTTGCCCTCTGTTCTATTTGCAGCTGGTTCTGTAGGAACCATTACTAACTCTTTGAGCTCAaggaattgttaaaaaaaaaaaaaaaagccttcaagtGCATTCTTTTCCTCAGAATGGCTTTGTGATTGTTTATGCATTGCTGCCATTCCAACAAAGAGATGGGAAATAACAGTTTTCTCCATCCGTAGTAGTCAACTTTGTCGTCCCTCTAAGTTTGTTTTAGCAATGAGAGCTGGCTGAAGTCCTGCTGAGtggtggttttcttttccttctccacttAATTTAACAGACCAGCTGAACACACATCAGAGAGCTTAACTAGAGTGTGTAGTCATTATGGTCTTCCAGTTCAGTTCCATGCCCCACTTTGGGGACTCTGGTTTGGGACCTAGTTTATTATTCTGGGCAAGAAGAAAAGGGCACACACCAAATAATAGCAACCACAATATAGATTTAGTAGTACTTTTTCACAACTTTAGTCTATTTCGCCGTCATGACAATTTTGTGAGACAGGCAAAATATTCTGATCCCATTTTATACCcagagaactgaggctcagaaggacTAAATGAGAACTCATGAGTGACAAAGCCAGGTCTTGAATCCAGGTCTTTAGTTCCTGCATAGGGGCACTAAACAGGCTTTAAAGGTTCTCTGTGAGCTTAACTTTCCAGCTTCATGCCTATCGTGTAACTTCCCTACAGGAATTCAGTGTGATCCCTTCTGCCTTCAAGACGCCTCCCCGCTCATCTGGGCAGTTGGGTGGTTAAGTCTCCCATAATAATGCCGAAGGAGGGGTTTCCATGAAGAATGCTGTCAAGAATTTACTTTCTGCCCATGTGTGACATTTCTTCCTTGCATTTTGGAGTTTAGAAGCCTGAAGGAGCTCAGTCCTGGAAGCAGCCCCTCTGAATTCCTGGTGGTGAGAGGATGTGGCCCCTGGACCCATCCCTGAAAGAGGTGCTGGGGTTTGCCGTCGGCTGCCGTGTCCTGACTCTGGTGTTGCAGGTCAGTCTCTGATCTTTTGTCCTGAACGTGCTATTGCCATATGACTGGGCTAGATGCTAAGAATAGGCCTCATCTTCTTCCCACTTCCGTAGATGTGCCCCTCTATGTGGTTAGAACAAAAGAGACTAGACCTTCTAGCTGAAAAGTTGTCAAGACTCTTACAAATGGTCTGTTCATCCTTATTTTACACACACAGTagctgaggcccagaaagattaaatgctttcttttttctttggccacgcccacggcctgttgaagttcctgggccagggatcaaacccaaaccacagcagtgacaacaccaagtccttaacctactacaccacaaAGAAACTCCTTAAACTGCCTCTTTAAAGTCACAAGGCAAGTTTAGAGAAGGGCCAGAGTCAGACCCCAGGTTTCCTTACTCCAGACGAGTGGTCTTTCCATCAGACCATGATGTTCTGTGACCAAAGATGTCTCTAGGATATGACAGCTCAAACCCTGCCCTGGGTCCCCTGACCAGGAGACTGAGCACTGTGTCTCAGTCGGTTGAGTGGGGGAGAGGTGACACTGCCCTGAGaccatgtgtatatatttgtttagTCAGCACTGTCTCCGTCTCTTCCCCCAGCTGTGTCCCCTTACTCTCTGACCCCCACACGCCCCCCAGAATGCATTTCCCCTTCTGTAATGCCCTTTCCCTTTCAAGGCTGCGCTTGGTACATATTTTAATCAATCTTCACATATTATGAATTATATATGgagcctagcacagtgcccagTGCTTAGTAGATCCTCAGTATCTGTTATTGTTGAATGTATGTCAACACCCTAGGAATGTTCTATTAGCATATTATGTGTGCCTTTCATCACAAGCACATTCTCTCTGAGGCTCCTAGCTGGTTTCTTTGTGGAaaactcctttcttctctcctcccccactgcATGAGGCATAACAGGCTCTGCTGGGTCCCAGGCTTAGTTAAAAGTGTCTTCAACTTGGAGACTAGGCCTGTTGTCTGTCACCCCTGTCCCACTTGTTTTCAGTTTGAAGTGGCCTGATAAAGAAACTGGCCACAAAGAgaaaagccttaaaaaatgaagttatacTCCTGATGCCAGTCTGGGAAGACTGACTTGATAATGGCTTTCAACCAGCATCAGCTGAGTGATTGGCAGAACTAAAGGAGCAGTACTGTGACTCAGCATCTGGAATAGCGTTCCAGGACAGCTGGGTTCTAACTCAGATGGTGATTTGGAAGCGATCCTCTATACTGTTCACTCAACCGCCAAATTTTATTAAGTTCCTTCTCTGTTCATAGAACTATGTTAGGTGGGAGTATAAAAGGCCACAATCTCTTTTCCCTTAAGTAGCTGACAATCTAATGGGGCAAAAagacatttaataataataatgctatttcattatccctctctccctccccttccagcTCTAACGCTCATGCCACCAGGTTATATCCCCAGTTCCCCTTCATTGTTGCTGACATCTCTGTTAGTGACAGCTCGTTCCTCTTCATTCCTTGAAGGTTTTAGCTTCTGATTCACTGTTGCTCTTTCCAGCACTGCTATTTATTTCTTGGtgctttcaatattaaaaaagctGATATATCTGACCACAGTCTCCTATCTTTCCAGCTTACTCCCTCCACTACCCCAGTTCTAATGGTTCTTCCATTCCCTCAGGACTTATGATCCATTGGTTCTACCACAGTTTCACTGTCCCTCACCCACCTCATGGCTTCCGCGCCTCTTCTTACCCAACTTCGATTACATGGTCcaccatacatacacatacagcTCACTTGTTCACTTGCTCTCTTCTTGCTATTTccccatgtgctgcaagtgcagccctaaaaagcaaaaaaatatgaaataaaaaaattaagatggtaATTTTAGTTTACACAATTAAACAAAAATACTGGTTCTCCTTTGTCCCACAGGCTTTCTTCAATGCCATCATCCCAGACCACCGTGCAGAAGCTTTCTCGCCTCCTCGCTTTGGCCCCTCCAGCTCTGTGGACCAACTTGTAGAAGGTCTCCTGGGTGGTCTGTCTCACTGGGATGCTGAACACTTCCTGTTCATTGCTGAGCATGGCTACCTGTATGAGCACAACTTTGCCTTCTTCCCTGGTTTCCCCCTGGTCCTGTTGGTGGGGACTGAGTTGCTGAGACCCCTGTGGGGGTTACTGAGCCTACGGAGTTGCCTACTAATCTCAGTAGCATTGCTCAATTCCTTGTTCTCTGTGCTGGCTGCACTCGCACTTCATGACCTGGGCTGTCTGGTTCTGCACTGTCCCCGCCAGGCCTTTTACGGAGCACTGCTCTTCTGCCTCAGTCCTGCCAATGTCTTCCTGACAGCTGGTTACTCAGAAGCTTTGTTTGCCCTCCTGACATTCAGTGCCATGGCGCAGCTGGAAAGGGGCCGAAGCTGGACTAGTGGACTTCTCTTTGCCCTTGCCACTGGTGTACGCGCCAATGGGCTGGTCAACGTCGGCTTCCTCGTGCATTCTCAGTGCCAaggctttttctcttctctcacgATGCGGAATCCTCTGAGGCAGCTCTTGAAGCTGATGGGCTCGGTGTTTTTGTCAGTCCTCTCACTTGGCCTTCCCTTTGGCCTCTTCCAGTACTATGCCTATACCCAGTTCTGTGTTCAAGGCTCAGCCCACCCCATCCCTAAGCCCTTGCTGCAGTTAGCTTTGGACAAGGGCTACCGAGTCGCTGAGGGAAATGAGCCACCTTGGTGCTCCTGGAAACTTCCCCTAGTATACAGTTACGTCCAGGACATCTACTGGAATGTTGGCTTTTTGAGATACTATGAACTTAAGCAGGTGCCAAATTTTCTCCTGGCTGCACCAATGGCTGTACTGGTTGCCTGGGCAACTTGGACCTACGTGACCACCCACCCGTGGCTCTGCCTTACGCTTGGGATGCAAAGGAATAAGAACAATAAGAGCCTAGAGAAGCCTGACCCTGGATTCCTCAGTCCTCGGGTGTTTGTGTACCTGGTCCACGCTGCAGTGCTGCTGCTGTTTGGCAGTCTGTGCATGCATGTCCAGGTGAGGTGAACTCCTGGCTGGGAAAAGGTGTGAATACTTGTGAAACCCCTAGTCAGGGACAGGGAAGACAACTAACTTCTCCCATTTGAGTGCCCTCTACCTAACTTAATCATTCAGCAACTGTTTGGGGGTATTTTTAGTGCCAGACTTTGGTTTAGACCACTGAGGATAGAACATGAATAAGATTGCTGGAGTTctcgtcttggctcagtggttaacaaatccaactaggaaccatgacgttgcaggtttgatccctgacctcactcagtgggttaaggatccagtgttgccatgagctgtggtgtaggtcgcagacgcagctcggatcctgtattgctgtggctgtggtgcaggccggtggctacagctccaattagacccctagcctgggaacctccatatgccgtgggtgcggccctcaaaagacataagacaaaaaaaaagaaaagaaagaaaagattgctGCCCTACTGGGTCTCATGGTCCAAATGGAGAGACAGCAGACGTTTAACAGGTAAAGTTATGGTGTAGTGGGATGGAAGAGGAGTTGCTATTTTGAGGTGCAGTATCATGGAAACCCAGAGGAAAAAGTAGCTAACTGGCTGAAGGAAGTGAGAAGGACATCATATTTAGTTTGGGTCCTGAGTAAGAAGGAATTCCATTTAAGAAGCAGAGGAAGAACATTCTGGACAAGTGGAAGGGCATGTGCAAAGCCATGAGAGTTGTGAAAGGACCTGATTTGATTGAGTTACAGGAAATTACAGGAATAAGCACAGAGGGTGTCTCTGGGACCTTGCCCTGAATGTCTGCTGGAATGTTGACTTTCTGAGGTACTCTGAGCTCTGGCAGCTGCTCCATTTTCAGAGGCAATATCTTGTGCAGTGTTTGATTGGTGATCAGGCTAGAGAGGGATGGGAAAGGTTTgatcacagattttattttattttttttgctattcctgGTTATGGCCCCACTTTCAACAGAACCCCAAGGAAGCCTTTTTGTCTCCATGCTGGCCACTCCTTGGCAGTTTCTGCCTCTTGGAGGCGCACATTGGCTGTTTGTAAAGTTCTCTGAACTATGTGAATAAGAGACACAGGAGAAATAGAAAGTAGCATTCTGAGTTTGTAGCTGGATTAGCTACTAGAGTGAGTACCAGCAAAGCTTAGGGTTTCCAGGATAGATGAGGGAGGCCATTTGGAGCCTTGGCTCCGAACGCCCCCAGGACGGACAGTATTGCACCACAGGATCCCCTGCCCCTGtccctctgctttgctgttccTGTGGGATGAGGGACCCACCTCAGATTCCCAAAGTCCCATGTCTGAGCCTAAGGTTTAGAGATCCCACCCATTGAGTTTTTAGTATTGGTTGGACTATTATCATGGTAATTAGTCTGTAGCTATGCTTATTTGTAGCACTGCAGTCATCTGGTTGGTGTCATGCACAGCTTTATAAGGAAGATCCTAAggtctactgaaaaaaaattttaatagggccatacccgaggcgtatggagattcccaggctagaggtcaaatcagagctgcatctgcaacctacaccacagctcatggcaacgctgggtccttaacccactgagcagggccagggatcaaatccacctcctcatgggtactagtcatgttcattactgctgagccacaatgggaactcctctactgaatttctttttcagtgaaatacaGTAGTAGTCATGGAGCTATATCACTCAGCAGCAGGGAAGCCCCAGGCTCACCAGTTTGAGGCAGTGACACTCTAATAAACATGTGGGTTTCCCTCCCTCTTATAATTTCCAGGTTCTCACCAGGTTTTTGTGCTCCTCCACTCCCATTGTATACTGGTTTTCAGCTCACTTGCTTCACGATCGAGAACCACCGCTGAGAtccctaaagactgtgccttgGAAGCCTCTTGCAGAAGACTTTCCACCAGGACAAAAGGTCCCCAGAAACTCTATCATGGGACTCTTGTACAACTGGAAAGCTTGTTCTCTGGTCACACGATGCATTCTAGGCTACTTCCTGACTTACTGGCTCCTGGGACTACTCCTACATTGCAACTTCCTGCCTTGGACATGACCTGGAGACTGAGGGGACAGGCTTGAAGCAGACTTAACTAGGATCTGAAAGTACACATACACTCTGGGGCTGCCTGTGCTGCCCTGGAATTTTTATCCATTagaccctctctctctctttgaaggTTGGTTGGGAACGGGAGAAGTGCGAGCCTCTAGAGAGCCCCTTCTGGGCCTGGCCATGGCAGATTTTAGAGTAGAAACTGTTTTCTCTGTAAATGAAGAAATCCTACTGCAAGTCTAAAGTACACCTAGATCTATCTTGTCTATCAACCATGGCAGAGATCCTCTTAAACTTACCACCCACCCACATatcaatttaaatgtaaatttcatcAAAGGCTCTAACTGCTAAGTTGGGAATAGTTCACATGTGATGGTGGAGGGCAGCTGAGGGGCAGTACTAAGTAAAGTGGGACCATCTTTTCTAAATGggacattgtttctttttttcttttctcaggcaCATCTTccgcctatggaagttcccaggctaggggtcaaattggagctgcagctgaggcctacaccacagccatggcaacaccagatcagagccacatctatgacttatgCTGTGGCatggagacagtgttgggtccttaacccactgagccacaatgggaacttcttgggACATTGTTTCTGATGATTTTTGCCATGATTTGTTCACTTATTTATATGAGAAATCTTACAAAGATATGCAAATTAAACAACTTTCAGTTATATCTGCAAtgaattacctttttattttcttttatttatttacttagtattatttttttactttgtagggctgcacctggggcatatggaagctcccaggccaggggtcgaattggagctgcagctgctggcctacaccacagccacagcaatgccagatccgagccacatcttcaacctacaccacagctcatggcaacgccggatccttaacccactgagcaaggccagggatcaaacccacatcttcatgaatgcaAGTTGGATTcgaaacctgctgagccacaacaggaactcgattttattttattactgttatttttttggccatgcacacacatgcagaagttcctgacccaggaatccaacctgcaccacagcagtgacctgagccacagcagtggcaacaccagatccttaactgctaggctaccagggagcttcagccttttaaaaaataatataggagttactgttgtggcttagctggttaagaatctgactagtatccatgaggttgcaggttcgatcccaggcctccctcagtgggttaatgaactgGCATTGGCTCAAGCTGCCGTGTAACACGTCACATATGCAGCttgatctggtactgctgtggctgtggtgtaggccggcagctgcagctccgatttgacccctagcctgcgaatttccatatgccgagggtacggccctaaaaaagaaagggagttctcatcgtggcccagctgaaacaaatctgactagtatccatgagaatgcaggtttaatccctggcctcgctcagtgggttaagtataatAATACAAATTAAGGGCTGAGGTGCTACCACGTGCTCTGCATCCACACTATATTTGGACATGAAAGGTTAATTGataccaaaaaattaataatacaagTTACTTGGGGAAGAAAAAGTCATGGTAAGAACATTGCATGAGAAGGAAGGAGACCTGGATTCTGGTCCTCCCAGTAAACGCCCCCCCCcttactagctgtatgaccttgggagGGTTTTCAGAGCCTGAGTTACCTCTTCTGAAACTAAGGGAAATGATACTATCCTACTGGAGAAAATATCCAGTTCTCCTATTTCCAGCATTTAGAAGAAACTCCCCCTTCTTGGGTGCAGCTCTGAGGATTAACTTAAGTCATCTTTCCTTTGAATGAGGGAGAGCAGTGACGCTTGGCAAATAAGGCTCCTTGTCCTGTGTAAGCAAACCTCCCTGGGGCAACTAAATGATCAGTGTGGTGACCAGTTTTCCAGCCCAACCCAAATGCCTGTGCTTGCTTGATTGGTAGACAAGGGTCAGAGGAGCCTGCACAACAGCGTGAATTGATAAATGATGGCTAAGTCCAAGGTTGAATGAAATAGTATCTTCCTCACCCCTGTTTGGTTATGGGCCTGTCTCTATAATAATAGTAAAACTTGACCCTTGCTGAGGTATTTTTTCTCGTTCTTTGAGCTAGATAAGAGGCTCTGCATTATCACCACTCATTCTCCATTTGAGCCAAAAATTCCAACAAGCAGAAACTTCAAAATAGAAAGGTAATCATAAGCAGCTTCTGGAGAGCCCTGAGAATTGGAATTTTGACACGCTCCCTCTGACCATGACAGAAAGCTAAACTTGCCAGCTGAAGGGAAGCTCCTGGCCGAGCCCCAGCACCCTCTGTTGGAGCTCCCAGTCAGCCGGGCCAATAGGCATTTCCCATCCATTGCCCCAGCTTTAGCACAGCTGAGACAATTTGGTCCAGAGTCAAATGCTTCTGAAAATGTACACACAGATCAGGGCAGCCCTCTGCCTTCTGCCAAGGAACCCGAGTGCCCTTCTTGGCAAAAGACGATCACCTCTGCCCTAGTGTCCCTCCAGTTGGCAGAAGCTATTTCCTCCCTCCTCACCAACAGCTGCAAATCCGGGGACTTCCATCCTGGGTGCAGGAAGAGTTGAGGTTCTGCCTGATTCAGCTCTTTATTGTAGAGGTAGCAGCACTAGATTGTTTGCGCTCATGGATTCTCCTCTTTGCCTCTTTTTGGGGGATAATCAGTACTGATTGTTCCCCTACTGGAAGAGGTGACTCAAACTCCACACGGTAGGGGGTGATTTCACTGTGCTGGCAGTCGGAATTTTACCTTCCTACTAGATCTCATCAGCACCAGAGATAAGTGATTTCAAGGACCAGAAATGGTATAAAAGGGCATCTCTTCTTAATACCAAGGAACTAAATGGCTCTGGCATTCTGCAAAAACCATTCTGGTTACAGCTGATCACAGAGGAGATAACTGAGGACCCCAGCTAGGTGGGCACACCTAGTGTGACCTGGAGATGGACGCAATTTTCTCTCTGACCTTGGCGGAATCTAGCTGCTGGTCTCTAAGGATCTAAGGAATGGGCTGTTTTATGGCCAGCAGCTGTCCTTTTACTATCCTATTAACAGTCTTTAATAGTCTGGGAGAGGGACATGAAGGGCCTGAGGCAGGAAGCTTCCTGTTTACCCCGAGTTCTAACAATGCTGCAGCTGGGTTGGGCGTCTACAATTTCAGAGAAAAGTCATTTCCTTTTGAGACCCAGCTAAAACAGAAACCAGACGCTTCATGTACCtagaagtagatttttttttgttgttctttaatgaaggtgggaggagagggagtgtTTGACAGGTCTTTACCAGTccccctgggggaaaaaaaaatcacttattctCTTGATCAGACCCTCTCACCTTCATCTAAAAATGTAGTGTGTGCAGGCTCATGGGATGTGAAAATGGATTATTTCACCAATTGTTTATTAATGACTATTTTAGGTGAATAAAAATGTCTCTCCATGCCGCCTGTCCTCAAATAGCTGTCAGAGTTTCTATGTGAAACACAGGAACattaataacaggaaaaaaaaagttataaattctGGCGAATGAAGAGACAATCTTCTTGCTCTACATCTTTCTGCTtgaactttttggtttttttgttttgttttgttttttgggttttctttgttttgggtttttttagtctttttgctatttcttgggccgctccctcggcatatggagtttcccaggctaggggtcgaatcggagctatagccaccggcctacgccagagccacagcaacgtgggatccgagccgcatctgcaacctacaccacagctcacggcaacgccagatccttaacccactgagcaagggcagggattgaacccgaaacctcatggtttctagtcagattcgttaaccactgcgccaggatgggaactcctacttgaaCTTTTTATGATGAGGATGAATTAAAGTTTTACTTGTATGCTTGGGAAAAGGTAAGAGTGGTACAGAGTAAGTATTCTGTAAATTCATACAAGATAGAGATCCCTTCTAGCTTGGAATACTTAAAATGACTTTATGGGGTATGGCCTTTGAGCTGGACATAGAAGGACAAGTGGGATTTGAAAGTTAAGGGCAGAGGATGAGTATAGGGGGCAGGAAGCAGAACAGGACAGGGAGAGCTCAGTTTGGGTgggaattttcttcttcttcctctttttttttccccctgtctttttagggccacatccgcagcatatggaggttcccaggctaggggttgaattggaggtgccagccgacaccacagctacagcaacgcaggatccgagccacgtctatgacctacaccatagctcatggcaacgccagagccttaccccactgagtgaggccagggattgaacccaccacctcatggttactagtcagattcgtttccactgtgccacaacaggaactccaaggtcattTGCTATCAAGGTTAAAGGATGAGAGAAGCTATTGAATTTCAGGAttagggatctttttttttttttttttttttttttgtctttttgccatttcttgggctgcttccacggcatatggaggttcccaggccaggggtctaatcggagctgtagctgccagcctacaccagagccacagcaacgcgggatccgagccgcgtctgcaacctacaccacagctcacggcaacgccggatcgttaacccactgagcaagggcagggaccgaacccgcaacctcatggctcctagtcggattcgttaaccactgcgccgtgatgggaactcctagggatcTTATTCAGAGTAGGTTAACTGCTATAACAACTGCCAAAATTCAGTGGCTTAATAGTAAAAGTTTCTTTCTTGCTTACATAATAGTCTAGTTCAGGTTTGGGGAGGGATACTTGTTCCACCAGATCATTTGGGAGCCTGGCTTCTTCCATTTTGTGACTCTGCCCTCCTCTAGATGCTCAGAGTCCTCTGTTGGCAGAGAGGTTTGAAGGAGGCAGACCTGGAAGAGTTGTACATCATTTTTACTTTCATGCTGCTGGCTAGAATTCAGTCATATGGCCACATCTATCTCTGAGGGAGGTTGGGAAGTacggttgccagataaaatacaggatgcttagttaaacttgaatttcaggTAAATGACAAATACTTTTCCCAGTATAATTATGttccaaatattgcatgggatatCCTTATACTAAGAAAttcttcattgtttatctgaaattcaaatttaattgagcaacctgtatttttatttgctaaattggCAACCCTGGGGGAAGTGAAGTCTGGCTTCAGGTTTAGGAAGAAGAGAACACAGCTATTTGTGTGTCACAGTCTGCCTCAGTCTGTCTTTCTGAGTCAAATAT contains the following coding sequences:
- the PIGV gene encoding GPI mannosyltransferase 2 isoform X3 yields the protein MWPLDPSLKEVLGFAVGCRVLTLVLQAFFNAIIPDHRAEAFSPPRFGPSSSVDQLVEAGYSEALFALLTFSAMAQLERGRSWTSGLLFALATGVRANGLVNVGFLVHSQCQGFFSSLTMRNPLRQLLKLMGSVFLSVLSLGLPFGLFQYYAYTQFCVQGSAHPIPKPLLQLALDKGYRVAEGNEPPWCSWKLPLVYSYVQDIYWNVGFLRYYELKQVPNFLLAAPMAVLVAWATWTYVTTHPWLCLTLGMQRNKNNKSLEKPDPGFLSPRVFVYLVHAAVLLLFGSLCMHVQVLTRFLCSSTPIVYWFSAHLLHDREPPLRSLKTVPWKPLAEDFPPGQKVPRNSIMGLLYNWKACSLVTRCILGYFLTYWLLGLLLHCNFLPWT
- the PIGV gene encoding GPI mannosyltransferase 2 isoform X1; protein product: MWPLDPSLKEVLGFAVGCRVLTLVLQAFFNAIIPDHRAEAFSPPRFGPSSSVDQLVEGLLGGLSHWDAEHFLFIAEHGYLYEHNFAFFPGFPLVLLVGTELLRPLWGLLSLRSCLLISVALLNSLFSVLAALALHDLGCLVLHCPRQAFYGALLFCLSPANVFLTAGYSEALFALLTFSAMAQLERGRSWTSGLLFALATGVRANGLVNVGFLVHSQCQGFFSSLTMRNPLRQLLKLMGSVFLSVLSLGLPFGLFQYYAYTQFCVQGSAHPIPKPLLQLALDKGYRVAEGNEPPWCSWKLPLVYSYVQDIYWNVGFLRYYELKQVPNFLLAAPMAVLVAWATWTYVTTHPWLCLTLGMQRNKNNKSLEKPDPGFLSPRVFVYLVHAAVLLLFGSLCMHVQVLTRFLCSSTPIVYWFSAHLLHDREPPLRSLKTVPWKPLAEDFPPGQKVPRNSIMGLLYNWKACSLVTRCILGYFLTYWLLGLLLHCNFLPWT
- the PIGV gene encoding GPI mannosyltransferase 2 isoform X2, with the translated sequence MWPLDPSLKEVLGFAVGCRVLTLVLQAFFNAIIPDHRAEAFSPPRFGPSSSVDQLVEGLLGGLSHWDAEHFLFIAEHGYLYEHNFAFFPGFPLVLLVGTELLRPLWGLLSLRSCLLISVALLNSLFSVLAALALHDLGCLVLHCPRQAFYGALLFCLSPANVFLTAGYSEALFALLTFSAMAQLERGRSWTSGLLFALATGVRANGLVNVGFLVHSQCQGFFSSLTMRNPLRQLLKLMGSVFLSVLSLGLPFGLFQYYAYTQFCVQGSAHPIPKPLLQLALDKGYRVAEGNEPPWCSWKLPLVYSYVQDIYWNVGFLRYYELKQVPNFLLAAPMAVLVAWATWTYVTTHPWLCLTLGMQRNKNNKSLEKPDPGFLSPRVFVYLVHAAVLLLFGSLCMHVQLTCFTIENHR